From a single Capsicum annuum cultivar UCD-10X-F1 chromosome 12, UCD10Xv1.1, whole genome shotgun sequence genomic region:
- the LOC107849066 gene encoding uncharacterized protein LOC107849066, which translates to MEFTKALYDLRASVNFMPLTIYKNLGLGNPTPTNMRLVMADRSVKRPVGILYNMLVKVSNFIFPTDFVILDCEVDFEVNDKEEQFDMGKSVKQHEKMCVLLVVDVYFEEEQDMVKTE; encoded by the exons ATGGAATTCACTAAAGCACTATATGATCTGAGGGCAAGTGTTAACTTCATGCCATTGACTATTTATAAAAATTTGGGCCTGGGGAATCCCACACCTACCAACATGAGACTGGTGATGGCCGACAGATCAGTAAAGCGACCTGTTGGCATTCTGTATAATATGTTGGTAAAGGTCTCAAATTTCATATTCCCTACAGACTTTGTCATTCTGGActgcgaggtggactttgag GTAAATGATAAAGAGGAACAATTTGATATGGGCAAATCAGTGAAGCAGCATGAGAAAATGTGTGTGCTCTTAGTGGTTGATGTGTATTTTGAGGAAGAACAAGATATGGTCAAAACTGAATAG